In Eucalyptus grandis isolate ANBG69807.140 chromosome 4, ASM1654582v1, whole genome shotgun sequence, the following proteins share a genomic window:
- the LOC104441287 gene encoding RNA polymerase sigma factor sigB isoform X2, whose product MRICGISGEVQRMSSCLLPQFKCQPDTFSIQFRTHAQKNRETTYFRAQCLLSATSPSTLSSAATAVVLDMEKLRLPSLEVLTDSPTSNRPWTYTGAVGPPAEVNLGATLATETLLTSDEAVIAAAASEAVTLAKAALKSAKHAALMIRNESSSNIDNKLELSSRTSTSLSKHAELLELEHSNILTELMEPEGGLREGNVMQYSTDKSEDLEPTHEELQLLQVQLFKSIAVRSRRQTERKEIRERAAEKAAANVVSVKSGSLSKKKRAALQEVDYSDPLRYLRGTTSSSRLLTATEETELSEGIQDLLKLERLQVELTERCGGEPAFAQWAAAAGVDQKTLRKRLNYGRLCKDKMIKSNIRLVISIAKNYQGAGMNLQDLVQEGCRGLVRGCEKFDASKGFKFSTYAHWWIKQAVRKSLSDQSRTIRLPFHMVEATYRVKEARKQLYSENGRQPDNEEVAEATGLSMKRLNAVLMTPKAPRSLDQKIGINQNLKPSEVIADPNAETSEDVLLKQFMRQDLEKVLDTLNPREKQVVRWRFGLEDGRMKTLQEIGELMGVSRERIRQIESCAFRKLKNKKRTKHLQQYVLA is encoded by the exons ATGAGGATTTGCGGAATCTCGGGGGAAGTGCAGAGGATGTCTTCGTGCCTGCTCCCGCAGTTCAAGTGCCAGCCGGACACCTTCTCCATTCAGTTCAGGACGCACGCCC agaaaaatagagagacTACTTATTTCCGAGCACAATGTCTATTGTCCGCCACGTCTCCATCGACATTGTCATCAGCTGCAACAGCTGTCGTCCTTGACATGGAAAAACTGAGATTGCCTTCTTTAGAAGTTCTTACAGATTCACCAACTTCAAACAGGCCTTGGACATATACAGGGGCAGTTGGTCCACCTGCAGAG GTAAATCTTGGTGCAACTTTAGCTACAGAAACACTTTTAACAAGTGATGAGGCAGTAATAGCTGCAGCTGCTTCTGAAGCGGTTACTCTTGCAAAGGCAGCTTTGAAATCTGCAAAACATGCGGCACTTATGATCAGGAATGAAAGTTCTTCAAATATTGATAATAAGCTTGAACTTTCATCCAGAACAAGTACTTCTCTTTCAAAGCATGCTGAACTGTTGGAGCTAGAACATTCCAACATTTTGACAGAATTGATGGAACCTGAGGGTGGGCTAAGGGAAGGAAATGTCATGCAGTACTCAACAGACAAATCTGAAGATCTGGAGCCAACCCATGAAGAGCTACAACTTCTGCAAGTACAGCTCTTCAAAAGCATAGCTGTAAGATCACGGCGGCAAacggaaaggaaagaaataagagaaagagCAGCGGAAAAAGCAGCTGCTAATGTAGTTTCTGTGAAGTCGGGGTCTCTTAGTAAGAAGAAACGTGCAGCTTTACAAGAAGTAGATTACTCTGATCCGTTGCGCTACTTGAGAGGAACCACTAGCAGTTCCAGGCTTCTTACTGCCACAGAAGAAACGGAATTGTCAGAAGGAATACAG GATTTATTGAAGCTGGAAAGACTCCAGGTGGAGCTAACCGAGCGATGCGGAGGTGAGCCAGCCTTCGCACAATGGGCAGCTGCTGCAGGAGTTGATCAGAAGACTCTAAGGAAGCGTTTGAACTATGGAAGACTTTGTAAAGACAAAATGATCAAAAGCAACATAAGGCTTGTTATATCCATTGCAAAAAATTATCAGGGAGCTGGAATGAATCTTCAAGATCTTGTGCAG GAAGGATGTCGTGGTTTGGTAAGAGGTTGTGAGAAGTTTGATGCTTCAAAGGGGTTCAAGTTTTCTACATATGCTCATTGGTGGATAAAGCAGGCAGTTCGAAAGTCTCTTTCTGATCAGTCCAGGACAATTCGTTTACCA TTCCACATGGTTGAGGCAACATATAGAGTGAAGGAGGCAAGGAAGCAATTGTACAGCGAAAATGGAAGACAACCGGACAACGAGGAAGTAGCAGAGGCGACGGGGCTATCAATGAAGAGGCTTAACGCTGTTCTCATGACACCTAAAGCTCCAAGATCTCTTGACCAAAAGATTGGAATCAATCAAAATCTCAAACCTTCC GAAGTGATAGCCGATCCCAATGCAGAAACGTCTGAAGATGTGCTGTTAAAGCAGTTTATGAGGCAGGACCTGGAGAAGGTACTGGACACCCTCAACCCGCGAGAGAAGCAAGTGGTGAGGTGGAGGTTCGGCCTCGAAGACGGGAGGATGAAGACGCTGCAAGAAATCGGGGAGCTCATGGGCGTGAGCAGGGAAAGGATAAGGCAAATCGAGTCGTGCGCGTTTCGCAAGctcaagaacaagaagagaacTAAACATTTGCAACAGTATGTGCTCGCATAG
- the LOC104441287 gene encoding RNA polymerase sigma factor sigB isoform X1, which translates to MRPTHLGLNEDLRNLGGSAEDVFVPAPAVQVPAGHLLHSVQDARPNCFAEKNRETTYFRAQCLLSATSPSTLSSAATAVVLDMEKLRLPSLEVLTDSPTSNRPWTYTGAVGPPAEVNLGATLATETLLTSDEAVIAAAASEAVTLAKAALKSAKHAALMIRNESSSNIDNKLELSSRTSTSLSKHAELLELEHSNILTELMEPEGGLREGNVMQYSTDKSEDLEPTHEELQLLQVQLFKSIAVRSRRQTERKEIRERAAEKAAANVVSVKSGSLSKKKRAALQEVDYSDPLRYLRGTTSSSRLLTATEETELSEGIQDLLKLERLQVELTERCGGEPAFAQWAAAAGVDQKTLRKRLNYGRLCKDKMIKSNIRLVISIAKNYQGAGMNLQDLVQEGCRGLVRGCEKFDASKGFKFSTYAHWWIKQAVRKSLSDQSRTIRLPFHMVEATYRVKEARKQLYSENGRQPDNEEVAEATGLSMKRLNAVLMTPKAPRSLDQKIGINQNLKPSEVIADPNAETSEDVLLKQFMRQDLEKVLDTLNPREKQVVRWRFGLEDGRMKTLQEIGELMGVSRERIRQIESCAFRKLKNKKRTKHLQQYVLA; encoded by the exons ATGAGACCCACCCATCTGGGATTGAATGAGGATTTGCGGAATCTCGGGGGAAGTGCAGAGGATGTCTTCGTGCCTGCTCCCGCAGTTCAAGTGCCAGCCGGACACCTTCTCCATTCAGTTCAGGACGCACGCCC aaattgttttgcagagaaaaatagagagacTACTTATTTCCGAGCACAATGTCTATTGTCCGCCACGTCTCCATCGACATTGTCATCAGCTGCAACAGCTGTCGTCCTTGACATGGAAAAACTGAGATTGCCTTCTTTAGAAGTTCTTACAGATTCACCAACTTCAAACAGGCCTTGGACATATACAGGGGCAGTTGGTCCACCTGCAGAG GTAAATCTTGGTGCAACTTTAGCTACAGAAACACTTTTAACAAGTGATGAGGCAGTAATAGCTGCAGCTGCTTCTGAAGCGGTTACTCTTGCAAAGGCAGCTTTGAAATCTGCAAAACATGCGGCACTTATGATCAGGAATGAAAGTTCTTCAAATATTGATAATAAGCTTGAACTTTCATCCAGAACAAGTACTTCTCTTTCAAAGCATGCTGAACTGTTGGAGCTAGAACATTCCAACATTTTGACAGAATTGATGGAACCTGAGGGTGGGCTAAGGGAAGGAAATGTCATGCAGTACTCAACAGACAAATCTGAAGATCTGGAGCCAACCCATGAAGAGCTACAACTTCTGCAAGTACAGCTCTTCAAAAGCATAGCTGTAAGATCACGGCGGCAAacggaaaggaaagaaataagagaaagagCAGCGGAAAAAGCAGCTGCTAATGTAGTTTCTGTGAAGTCGGGGTCTCTTAGTAAGAAGAAACGTGCAGCTTTACAAGAAGTAGATTACTCTGATCCGTTGCGCTACTTGAGAGGAACCACTAGCAGTTCCAGGCTTCTTACTGCCACAGAAGAAACGGAATTGTCAGAAGGAATACAG GATTTATTGAAGCTGGAAAGACTCCAGGTGGAGCTAACCGAGCGATGCGGAGGTGAGCCAGCCTTCGCACAATGGGCAGCTGCTGCAGGAGTTGATCAGAAGACTCTAAGGAAGCGTTTGAACTATGGAAGACTTTGTAAAGACAAAATGATCAAAAGCAACATAAGGCTTGTTATATCCATTGCAAAAAATTATCAGGGAGCTGGAATGAATCTTCAAGATCTTGTGCAG GAAGGATGTCGTGGTTTGGTAAGAGGTTGTGAGAAGTTTGATGCTTCAAAGGGGTTCAAGTTTTCTACATATGCTCATTGGTGGATAAAGCAGGCAGTTCGAAAGTCTCTTTCTGATCAGTCCAGGACAATTCGTTTACCA TTCCACATGGTTGAGGCAACATATAGAGTGAAGGAGGCAAGGAAGCAATTGTACAGCGAAAATGGAAGACAACCGGACAACGAGGAAGTAGCAGAGGCGACGGGGCTATCAATGAAGAGGCTTAACGCTGTTCTCATGACACCTAAAGCTCCAAGATCTCTTGACCAAAAGATTGGAATCAATCAAAATCTCAAACCTTCC GAAGTGATAGCCGATCCCAATGCAGAAACGTCTGAAGATGTGCTGTTAAAGCAGTTTATGAGGCAGGACCTGGAGAAGGTACTGGACACCCTCAACCCGCGAGAGAAGCAAGTGGTGAGGTGGAGGTTCGGCCTCGAAGACGGGAGGATGAAGACGCTGCAAGAAATCGGGGAGCTCATGGGCGTGAGCAGGGAAAGGATAAGGCAAATCGAGTCGTGCGCGTTTCGCAAGctcaagaacaagaagagaacTAAACATTTGCAACAGTATGTGCTCGCATAG